The sequence below is a genomic window from Kiritimatiellia bacterium.
CTGCGGGCCGGGGGCGGCCCGCCTCCACCGCCCGGGGTTGGAGACGCCCGGTCCGTCTCGCACGACAAGTCCCCGCGTGGCCGACCACGTCGCAGACGATTGGCGCGACCGCCTCTACGGTTGCTCGGCCTTGGGCCCGTTCGTGGCCAGGTTCAGCGAATCGTCCAGTTCCGCGCGGCCCGCGGATCAGCGTCCGGCCAACCGGATCAGCGTTTGGCGGAGGGTGTCCTCGGGCCAGGCCAGGCGGTAGCCACCGCGGCCGGCTTCGATCAGCCCGCGCGACCGCAGCTTTTTCAGATGGCGGCACAGGGCGGGAGCGGACATGTGCGACCGGGCTTTGAGTTCGACAAAGCCCATCTGCCGGCGCAGCAACCGAAGGATGTACTGCCGGCGCGGATGGGTCAGCCCCGTCAGGATTTTACAAATGGTCTCCGTGGAAGCTCCAGGTTGCTTCAAGGACTCCATCACGGAGGCGAGAAGGGCGGCGGATTCCGGCAGCGAGCGGTTTGTGCCGATCCGGTAATACACCCGGCGCCCGCTGCGGCGCACGTTCAACAACCCGCGGGCGTTGAGCATGCGCAGGTACTCGCTGGCCAGGCCCAGGGGCCAATTCATTTCCAGCGCTACCGCCGAGACATCGCACTCCCCCCTCACCGCCAGCACCTGCAAGAGGGCCAGGCGCCGGAGATTCGCCAGGGCCCGGCAAGTCCTCCACAACGTGGG
It includes:
- a CDS encoding ArsR family transcriptional regulator; protein product: MNWPLGLASEYLRMLNARGLLNVRRSGRRVYYRIGTNRSLPESAALLASVMESLKQPGASTETICKILTGLTHPRRQYILRLLRRQMGFVELKARSHMSAPALCRHLKKLRSRGLIEAGRGGYRLAWPEDTLRQTLIRLAGR